From the genome of Vicia villosa cultivar HV-30 ecotype Madison, WI linkage group LG2, Vvil1.0, whole genome shotgun sequence, one region includes:
- the LOC131650925 gene encoding uncharacterized protein LOC131650925: protein MDLLQGASMDQFNHLRSYAQELLKSNPRSTCVIRCSPSTEGPVFERIYVCLEACKYGFAMYCRPLIGLDACFLKGDFGGQLMAAVGRDGNNRIFPIAYAVVEAETKDAWDWFIKLLLEDLEAINKRAYAFISDQQKGLVPAIQAVSDHVEQRLCAKHLYGNWKKKNPGLEFKEVMWSAARATTVPQWERAMARMKNMKQSAWKEMIDIPAHYWSQSHFKKYSKCDLQVNNMCEAFNRAILEYRDKPIITLLEGIKHYLTKRLTMQKELTSSYNGDICPKIQVSLEKNKKIAQHWTPTWHGDDDMAIYGVTNGRDTYVVNLKKETCSCRRWDLTGIPCSHSITCMWQIKKKPEDYVSQYYRKINFNNSYSHIIYPTSGPQLWPLDEESTMNPPAMRRAIGRPKNMRNKSNDEPKNPHVLPRKFATVTCHKCGATGHNKRSCKGKRAAERAIPKGGNSKGGQGKKSKTNQVEIGNSSQAPPSTQPSQE from the exons ATGGATTTGTTACAAGGTGCTTCTATGGACCAATTCAACCATCTGAGAAGTTATGCACAAGAGTTACTAAAATCTAACCCTCGTAGCACTTGTGTGATTAGATGTTCTCCTTCAACTGAAGGCCctgtttttgaaaggatttatgtATGTCTAGAGGCTTGCAAGTATGGTTTTGCAATGTACTGTAGGCCATTGATAGGGTTGGATGCGTGTTTCTTGAAAGGTGATTTTGGAGGGCAATTGATGGCTGCTGTTGGGAGGGATGGAAACAATAGGATTTTTCCTATTGCTTATGCTGTTGTGGAAGCAGAAACAAAAGATGCGTGGGATTGGTTCATCAAACTTCTATTGGAAGATTTGGAAGCCATAAACAAAAGAGCTTATGCTTTTATTTCTGACCAACAAAAG GGTTTGGTACCAGCAATTCAAGCTGTGAGTGATCATGTAGAACAACGCCTTTGTGCAAAGCACTTATAtgggaattggaagaagaaaaatCCAGGGCTTGAATTCAAAGAGGTTATGTGGAGTGCAGCAAGAGCAACAACTGTGCCACAGTGGGAAAGGGCAATGGCAAGGATGAAGAACATGAAACAATCAGCATGGAAGGAGATGATTGATATCCCTGCACATTATTGGAGTCAATCTCACTTCAAAAAATATTCCAAATGTGATCTTCAGGTAAACAACATGTGTGAGGCTTTCAATAGGGCAATTCTGGAATATAGGGATAAGCCAATCATCACTTTATTGGAAGGCATTAAACACTACCTTACAAAGAGGCTAACTATGCAAAAGGAACTCACGAGTAGCTACAACGGTGACATATGCCCTAAGATACAGGTGAGTCTTGAAAAGAATAAGAAGATTGCACAACATTGGACACCCACATGGCATGGTGACGATGATATGGCGATATATGGTGTGACTAATGGAAGGGATACATATGTTGTTAATCTGAAGAAAGAGACGTGTTCATGTAGGAGATGGGATTTAACTGGAATCCCTTGCAGTCATTCGATCACATGTATGTGGCAAATCAAGAAAAAACCTGAAGACTATGTTTCTCAATATTACAG GAAGATTAATTTCAACAACAGCTACTCCCATATAATTTACCCTACTAGTGGTCCACAGTTGTGGCCTTTGGATGAGGAGTCCACTATGAATCCTCCAGCTATGAGAAGGGCCATAGGTCGTCCCAAGAACATGAGAAACAAGTCTAACGATGAACCAAAGAATCCACATGTCCTACCTAGAAAATTTGCAACTGTTACTTGTCATAAGTGTGGCGCAACGGGGCACAATAAAAGAAGCTGTAAGGGAAAGAGGGCTGCTGAAAGAGCCATTCCAAAAGGAGGAAATAGCAAAGGTGGACAAGGGAAGAAGAGTAAAACAAACCAAGTTGAGATTGGAAACTCATCACAAGCACCTCCATCTACACAACCATCTCAGGAGTAG